In the Desulfonatronovibrio hydrogenovorans DSM 9292 genome, GACCGGGACCATGCATTTCGGTGATCTGGATGACATGAAGCAGCTGGCTGAAGAAAGGCTGGCTGAAGTCAAAAAGATATACCCCAATGCCGTCCTTGGTGACCCCAATGCGGTCCGGGTCATCTACCTGTTCCATGAACGGCCCAACCAGTTTCATCCCAGGGCTGTCTCAAGCGTGGGACCCAGACTCTACAACCGCAAAGAAGTTTTTGCCAGACTGTTCAGGTCCGGCAGAAACCTGAGCTGACCATGCCCCTCCTCCCGGCCTGAGATTTTTTCAGGTCGTAACTCCGGTCTGCCAGGTGCTGGGTGGCGCCTGCAGACCGGAGTTTAATTTTCCAGGCCGGAAACAAATTCCCCAAGAAACTTCCTGCCATTATTCAAAATCTGGTCTATCTGAACATCGTTTAATCCGGCCTTTTTCTGCAGCATCTGCACCTCCTGGCCTGGATCAAAAAGGGGATAATCACTCCCGAAAAAAAGACGCTCCCTAGGATGCCTGTCCAGGATGATCTTGAGCAGTCCCTTGTCTATAAAGGACAAGGAACTTGAGGTGTCCAGATAAATATCAGTACCAGCCAGATGCTCTATGGAGTCCTCCCAGTGCAGATAGCCGCCAAGATGAGCGGCCACAATATTCAACAGCGGAAAATTGCTTTTAATCCTGGCCAGCTTGCCCGGGCTTGATGGATTCTGATCCGGTGGCAGCCGGTCTCCCACATGGAACATCATGATAAATCGCTGTCCAATGGTCTCAAAAATCGGTCCCAGCCCAGGATCATTCAGATCAAAACCCTGAAAGTCCGGATGCAGCTTGATTCCTTTAATTCCCTTCTGCTCCAGCCTGTCCAGCTCCTTTTCCCATTGAGTATAACCTGGATGGATGGTTCCAAAAGCAGTCAGTCTGGGATAATCCCGGTTCAATGACAGGGCCCAGTTGTTAGCCGGGATGACCTGGTCCGGACTGGTTGCGGCTGTGTGGACCACTGCCCTGTCAATCCCGGCCTGATCCAGAAAACCAAAAAGATCTTCCACCAGTCCGGTGCCCACCGGCCTGATTCCGTAATGATCCTTAAGCTGATCCAAAACCTTGTCCGCTATCTTGGGATGAAAAACATGGGTATGAAAATCTATGGACATTTTATAGTAAAACTCCTTTTTCAAGTCAGGGATCATCTTTATGTCCCTGGCCAGCCCGGCAAAGGCCTCTGCCGTCTGACCCAACCAGGTCATAAATTGAACTGACTAGGGGTTTTCCCTGAAGGAAAAGTCAGGTACACTTTTTCTCCAGCCAGGGCAACCTGTTGCATTGATTGCCCTGATGCGGCCGAACCCCTAACCATCTGACATCTGCCAATGATTGACAAAAGCAGCAGCATCCCTGCCATTCTGGAGAGACTCCAGAACCTGCCCGTAGGCCACTATCTCGACGTCCGGACCTACAAGCGCAATCGCTTTGTCCTGCTGGTCAAAAAAGGAGAGGATGACTTTCTGATCATTGAAAACGGGTATTTCCAGGAGCGGTTTGAAAATATCCCCATGAAAAAGATCAAAAAACTGTTCAAGACCCTCTTGAAGAAGGAATTCCCCCGCAGCACCAAGATCCGGGTCTATAACATGGGGGAGTATGATGAGCAGACTGCAGAGAATATTGAAAGAAAGGTATTATAATATTGGGGCAAAACCAGTTCCTGTCATCCCATCCCGGCCATGCAGGTATATTTGAGAACCGTGTAGTCTTCCAACCCGTAACAGGATCCTTCCCGTCCGAAACCACTTTCCTTGATCCCTCCAAAGGGGGCTTCGCAGGTGGAAATAAGACTGTCATTTACACCGACCAAACCAAATTCCAGGGCTTCGGATATCCGCCAGGCCCTCCCAAGATCCCTGGTGTATACATACCCGGCCAGACCGTATTCAGTGTTGTTGGCCATGGCTATCGCCTGGTCCTCTGTTTCAAATTTAACAACCGGTGCCAGTGGTCCAAACGTCTCTTCCTTGAACAGGAGCATTTTGGGC is a window encoding:
- a CDS encoding amidohydrolase family protein, whose translation is MSIDFHTHVFHPKIADKVLDQLKDHYGIRPVGTGLVEDLFGFLDQAGIDRAVVHTAATSPDQVIPANNWALSLNRDYPRLTAFGTIHPGYTQWEKELDRLEQKGIKGIKLHPDFQGFDLNDPGLGPIFETIGQRFIMMFHVGDRLPPDQNPSSPGKLARIKSNFPLLNIVAAHLGGYLHWEDSIEHLAGTDIYLDTSSSLSFIDKGLLKIILDRHPRERLFFGSDYPLFDPGQEVQMLQKKAGLNDVQIDQILNNGRKFLGEFVSGLEN